The Roseomonas haemaphysalidis genome segment TCCGGCACGTCGTTGCGGCGCAACTCCTGCATGCCCAGCAGGCGGGTATAGAAGTCGACGCTGCGGTCCAGGTCGCCGACGCGAAGCATCGTGTGCAGAAAGCTGCTCATGGCGGGGTGTCCTCGTGAATGCGGGTGCCTGGCTCAGCCGGCCGGCGGTGCCCAGGCGGGGTCGAACGGATTCAACGCCAGGATAAACAGACCGTTCGCCTCGGCGGCGGCCAGCGTCGCCTCGCGGTCGATCACGATGGTGCCATCCGCCTGAATGGCGAGGCCCCGCAGCCCGGCGGCAGCGGCGGCCAGCACGGTGTCGGGCCCGATGGTCGGCAGGTCGGCGCGGCGGTCCTGGCCCGGCTTCATCACCTTGACCAGCACGCCGCCCGGCCCGTCCCGCCGCAGCGTTCCGGCCCGGGCCAGCATGGCATCGGTTCCCTCGATCGCCTCAACCGCCAGCACCAGGCCCTGCTGCACCACGGCGCCCTGGCCGATATCCTGGGCGCCGATCGCCCGCACCACGGCCAGGCCGCGGCGGATGTCCTGCACCGCCTGCTCGTCCGGCCCGGCGGTGGTCAGGAGGCCCGGCTGGTCGACCATCAGCTCCGCCATGACCTGGCGGGCTTCCAGGGGGTTGAAGCCTTCCTCCCGCAGCACCTGCACCACGGCGGACAGCAGCGAATCATCGCCGCCGAAGGCCTTGATGCCGACGCGCGGCACCAGCCGCGCAGCCCCGGCGTCCGGGCGCAGCGACAGAAAGCTGGGCCGCTTCACCGCGCCGGCCAGGATGAGATCCCGCACGCCGGCGGCGCGCAGCCAGTCCAGCATGCGCCCCGCAGCGCCCATGCGGCATACGATGTGGGGGTAGGCCGTGAAGTCCGCCGGCTGGCCGAAGCCTTCCAGCACCACCACATGGACCGCCCGCCCCGCCGCCACGGCGGAAGCGGCGGCGCGCTGCGGCAACAGCCCGCCGCCGGCGATCAGCCCGAGCGGCCCGCCCAGCGGCTGGGACATGCCCAGCTGGCGCTGCAAGGCCCCACCCGGCGCCACCGGGTCAGCCCTCGGCCGCGTCGTCGTCCTCGACCATCTCGCGCCCGGCCTTGCACAGCCCGCGCTTGCTGTCGGCGCGCACGAAATCGAGGATCTCGGCCACCACCGGGTCGGTGCCATGCTGCGCCTGGACCGCCGCCACCCGCTCGTCAAACACGCCGGGCGACCGGAACAGGGTGCGGTACAGCCCGCGCAGCACGTTGATCTGCGGGCGCGGAAAGCCACGGCGCTTCAGGCCGATCAGGTTCAGGCCCGTCAGCCGCGCCCGGTTGCCCATCACGGCGCCGAAGGGGATGACATCGGCCTCCACCCCGCTCATGCCGCCGATCACCGCTTGGCGACCGATGCGGACAAACTGATGCAGCGCCGCGCCGCCGCCGACAAAGGTGGTATCGGCAATCTGCACATGGCCGCCGAGCATCACGTTGTTGGCGAGGATCACATGGTGATCCAGCGTGCAGTCGTGACCCACATGGGCAACGCACATGATCAGGCAATCCGGGCCGATGGTGGTGACGCCGTGCCCGCCCACGCTGCCGCGATGGATGGTGGCATGCTCGCGCACCACGGTGCGGGCGCCGACCACCACGCGGGTCGGCTCGCCCTTGTACTTCAGGTCCTGCGGCGGCAGGCCGATGCTGGCAAAGGCGAACACCTGCACGCCTTCGTGCAGGTGGGCATGGCCATCGATCACGGCATGCGAGGTCAGCACGCAGCCGGCTTCCAGCACCGCATCGGGGCCCACCACGCACCAGGGGCCGATGCGACAGTTGGCGCCGATCCGCGCCCCTTCCGCCACCACGGCCGTGGGGTGGATCTCGGCGCTGGGGTCGATGCCGGCGGACAGCATGGTCACCTGATCCGGCACGCTCACGCGCCGACGATCATGGCGGTCACGGTCGCCTCGGCCACGGTCGCGCCGTCCACGCGGGCGACGCAGGCGAACTTCCACACGTTGCCGCGCTGCCGCTCCTTGGTCACGGTGATGCGCAGCTGGTCGCCCGGCACCACGGGGCGGCGGAACTTGGCGTTCTCGATGCTCATGAAATACACCAGGCGGCCACGGGCGGATTCACCCAGGGTCTCGACCACCAGCACGCCGGAAGTCTGGGCCATGGCTTCCACGATCAGCACGCCCGGCATCACCGGGTGGCTGGGGAAATGGCCCTGGAAGAAGTTCTCGTTGGCGGTGACGTTCTTGATGCCGACCGCGCTCTCGCCCAGCACGACCTCGACCATGCGGTCGACCAGCAGCATCGGGTAGCGGTGCGGGATCGCCTGCATGATGCGGGCGATGTCGAAGGCCTCGATGCGCGTGCCGCCGGTGTCGCCGGAAGCCTGTTCTTGCTGGTCCATGCTTGTCAGTCCGTCTTGTCTGGCCGCTGCGGGCCGCTGGGCGCCAGCGCGGACTTCCCGCCGCGGGCGCCGATGTTGCGCAGATGGATGGAGGCGCGGAGCGAATCGCGCAAGGGGATGGCCGGCGTGCCCGTCACGTCCATTCCCTCCGGAATGTCGGTCAGCACGCCCGCCTGGGCGCCGATGCGGGCGCGCGATCCCACCTTGAGATGGCCCGCCAGCCCCGCCTGCCCTGCGGCGGTCACGTAATCGCCCAGCACCGTGGAGCCCGAGATCCCCACCTGGGACACCAGAACGCAACCACGCCCGGTCACCACGTTGTGTCCGATCTGCACCAGGTTATCGATGCGCGTGCCGTCACCGATCACCGTGTCGTCCAGGGTGCCGCGGTCGATGCAGGCATTCGCGCCGACCTCCACCTCGTCGCCGAGCAGCACCCGGCCAAGCTGTGGCAGGGTGACGAAGCGACCCTGCGGCGTGGGCGCGAAGCCAAAGCCTTCCTGCCCCACCCGGGCACCCGGATGCAGCGTCACACGATGCCCGGCCACGCAATGCGACACGCTGGCGGAAGCCAGGATCCGGCAATCGTCGCCAAACCTGCATCCCGGACCGATCACGGCATGCGCGCCCACGACGCAACGCGCGCCCAGCACCGCCCCGGCGCCGATCACGGCATAGGGGCCGACCTCGCAGCCCTCGCCGAGCTCGGCATCCGGCGCCAGCACGGCGCTCGGGTGGATGCCCGCCGCCACGGCGGGCGCGGGGTGGAACAAGGCCGCGACACGGGCGAAAGCCAGTTGCGGCGTGGCCGAGACCAGCGCCACGGCCCCCTCCGGCAACGCCGCCAGCGACGTTTCCGCCAGCACCACCGCGCCGGCCTTGCTGGCACGCAGGGCTTCGAGGTTGCGGCGGCCATCGACAAAGGACACCTCCCCCGCCCCCGCTGAGCGCAGCGGTGCCACGCCGTGCAGCAGCCGGCCCGCGTCGCCCACCGCGCGGGCACCGGCGGCCTCGGCCAGAACGGCCAGGCTATGCGGGCCCGTGACGGGGTGAAAGCGCGGGTCGACCGGCACGGCGGCGCCTCAGTTCCGCCGGGGCGCCTGGCCCTGCGCGGGCGGGCGCTGCCCCTGGCCGGCCGGCGCGGAGGCGGCGGCGGGCGTGGCTTCCTCGGGCGGCACCGTCACGCTCTTGAGCACGCGGTTCAGCTGCTGCGCCACCTCGGCCGTCAGGTCGAACGGCGGGTCGTTGTAGATGACCAGCGGCCGCGGCAGCACCAGGTTGACCTTGCGGCTGGCGGACACCTGCCGGATCACCGTGGCCAGCGCCTGCTCGATCTCCATCAGGCTGCCCTGCGCGGCCTGCTCGATCGCGCGCGAGCGGTCGCGGAAGATACGCTGGGCGTCCTGCACGCGGTCCTGCAGGTCACGCTCCTTGGTGCGCAGATCCTCGGGCGACAGGCCGGCCCGCTGCGCGGCCAGGGCCTGCTGCTCGTCGCGCCAGCGCGCCTGCTCGCGCTGCAGGTCCTCGTTCAGCTTGGCGCGCCGCTTCTCGATTTCCTCGCGCACGGCGTTGAAGGCGCTGGAGTTGCGCTGCACTTCCGGCACGTCCACGATGCCGATCACCGCGGCGGGCGGCTGCTCGCCGGGCGGCAGCGGCGCCGGGTTGGGCTGCACGGCGCGCTGCGGCGGACGCTGCTGCTGCTGCGGGGGGCGCTGCTGCTGCTGCGCCGGGCGTGGCTGCTGTGCCGGGGCGGCGCCCCCTTGCCCCTGGCCGGGCACGAACCAGTCCTGCTGCTGGGCCATGGCGGCGCCGCCCAGCATCGTGGTCGAGAGAAGGATCGCCGCCAGGGCGACCGGTGCGCGTCGCGCCATCGTGGAAATACTCCGTGCAGGCCGGGTGGTTGAAAGCGGGACGGCCTTGCGTGCCGTCGCCCCGGCTTGTTGGGCAGGGCGCCCGGTGGGCGGCCCCGCAGGATGGAATGCCGGCAGCGACGGCAAGCGGAAGCCGGTCAGAAGCGTGTGCCGAAGCCGAAGCGGAAGACCTGCGTTTCGTCGTAGGACTTCTTTACCACGGCCTGGGCAACGTCGATGTTGATCAGGCCGAAGGGGCTGCGCCAGGAGATGCCGACGCCGGCACCGACGCGCGGGCTGCTGTCGTCGACCACGCCCGTGCCGGCGTTGACATCGCTGAGCGAACCGACGTCGACAAAGGCGCGGCCGGTGATGCCGATATCAGCGGGCAGTGGCAGCGGAAAGCGCATCTCCGTGCTTTGAGTCCAAAGCACCCGTCCACCTAGCGAGTCCGAACCATCCGCGTTGGTCACACGCGGCCCGGCACCGGCGACCGCGAAGCCGCGCAGGTTCTCGCCACCCAGGAAGAAGCGATCGATGATGCGCTCGGGCTTGTCGTCGAAGCTGCGCATGATGCCACCGCCAGCCGACAGTGCCAGCACGTAGTCCGGATCACCCAGCCAGCGCTCGAACGGAATGTAGTAAGTGCCTTCCAGACGCGCGCGAACGAAGGCCACGTCGCCGCCAAGACCGGCGAGATCGGTACCCAGCCGCAACACATAGCCGCTGCGGGGATCAAGACGGGAATCCCGGGTATCATAGGTCAGCGTCTGGCCGATCTGCGACAGCACGGTCACACCCACCTGCTCTCTAATGACCTGACGCTTCAACGAGTTCTCGTCGATACTGAACACGTTGCGGCGGGACAGGGTATAGGCCCAGGACTGCCGCAACCGCTCGTTAAACTCGTAGCCAGCGCGGACGGCGCCGCCATACCGGCGCTCCTGGTAGCCGGAGTAGTCGCGCAGATCGCGCGTCACGTAGAACAGGTCGGCGCCGACCGACAGGTTGCGGTCCAGGAAGGACGGGTCGGTCACCGACAGGTCCACCGAGCTGCGGCGCTGCGCGATGGTGGTGTTGATGCGGGAGTCGATGCCCGTGCCGAGCAGGTTGCGCTCGCGCAGGCCGATATCGGCCAGTGCGCCGGCATCGGTGGAATAGCCGCCGCCCAGCGACAGCTCGCCGGTCGCCCGCTCGTTCACCGTCGTCGTCAGGATCACCCGGTCCTGCTGCGATCCGGGCTGCGAGGTGATCTGTACGTTCTGCTCGAAATAACCCAGGTCGCGGATGCGCTGGCGCGACCGCAGCACCGCGGCGTTGTTGAAGGCATCACCCTCGGCCAGCCGCATCTCGCGCCGGATCACGCGGTCCTGGGTGCGGGTGTTGCCCGTGATGTCGATGCGCTCGACATAGGCGCGCTGGCCTTCCGCTGCCTCGAACACGAGGTCGATGGTCTTGCTGTCGGGGTTGCGGGTGATGCGCGGCGTCACCTCGACAAAGGGCGCGCCCAGCACGTTGGCGCTGTCCTGCACGGCTTGCACGGAGCGCTCGATCGCGTCGCCGTCGTACCAATCGCCGGAATTGACCTCCAGCGCATCCTGCAGCTGCGCGCCGGACACGTTGCGCAGGGTGGACGTCACCTCGACCTTGCCGAGGCGGTAACGGATGCCCTCGTTGATCGTATAGGTCAGGAAGAAGCCGCTGCGGTCCGGCGCCAGCTCGGCGCTCGCGCCGGTGATCTCGGCATCGGCGAAGCCGTTGCGCTGGTAGTAGCGGCGCAGCAGCTCGCGGTCGAAGTTCAGCCGCTCGGGCTCATAGGTGTCGGACGAGGAGAAGGGGCGGTACCACGCCTGCTCGCGCGTCGAGACGATTTCCTTCAGGCGGCTGTCGGAGAACTGGTCGTTGCCCACGAAGTTGATACGCGAGATCAGGGCGGTGTCGCCTTCGGTGATCTCGAACACCACGTCCACGCGATCCTGCTCGCGCTGGATGATCTTGGGCTCGATGCGGGTGTTGAAGCGGCCGCGGCGGGCATACAGCTCCAGCAGGCGGGCGCGGTCGTTCTGCGCGGCGGCATCGGTATAAACCGAGCGCGGCTTCAGCGTCGTCTCGGTCCGGAGGTTGTCGTCGCCGATCTTGCGGTTGCCTTCGAAGACCACCTGATTGACGATCGGGTTTTCCCGGACCGTCACTACCACGCGGTCCCCGTCGCGGCCGATCTGCACATCGCGGAACAGGCCCGTGGCGAAGAGCGTCCGCAGGCTGCGGTCCTGCCGGTCGCTGTCAAAGCGGTCGCCGGGCTGGAGCAGCATGTAGGAGCGGATGGTATCCGCCTCGATCCGCTGGTTGCCACGGACCTCGATGGCGCGGATCACCTCGCCGGCCGGGCGCGCCGCGGCGGCGGTGGCCGGCGCAGCACGGCGCGCGGGGGCCGTTCGCTGGGTCTGCGCCTCGGCCGCCAAAGGCAGCACGACGGGGACCAAGCAGGTGGCAGCGAGCAGAAGGGCGCGTGTGGCGTGCAAAGGATTCGGTCCGGACCCTGGAGTCATTGATCGAGGCCACGAACGGGCCGGCGCGGGCCGGAGACTAGCCGGGAACCATCCCCCCCGCCAGCCCCTGGACCGCCCGGCGATTTATGCCCTGTTCACCTTCGGTTGCAACACGTTGCCGAGATTCGCGCGCCGGCTCAGCCGAACAGGCGCACGACGTCCTTGAAGGTGGTGAAGACGAACAGTGCCACCAGCAGCAGCATGCCCGCGCGAAAGCCGTATTCCATGACGCGCGGCGGCACGGGACGGCCGCGGATCGCTTCCAGCGCGTAGAACACCAGATGACCGCCATCCAGGACCGGGATGGGGAATAGGTTGATCAGCGCCAGATTGACCGACAGGATGGCGATGAAGCTGACCAAGCTCGCCACGCCCATCAGCGCCACCTGCCCCGACAGCTGGGCGATGCGCAGCGGCCCGCCCAGGTCATCCGTGCCGCGCTGGCCGGTCACCATCTGCCAGATGCCGGCAAGCGTCTGCCCGGTGATGTCGGCGGTCTGCGCCACGCCGGCGGCCACGGCGCTGAATGGGTTGAGCCGGCGGAACTCCGGCGCGCCGCCTGTCACGCCCAGCACGCCGACGGTGCCGCCATTGGCCTCGCGGGCATCGGGAGTGGCGGTGAGCTGCTGCTCGGCGCCTTCGCGGCTGATGCGCAGCTGCACCGGCTGCCCGGCACGGGCCTGGATATGGCGCTGCACTTCCTCGAACCGCCCGATCGGCTGGCCGTCCAGGGACAGGATGCGATCGCCCGGCAGCAGGCCGGCGCGGGCGGCCGCGCTGTTTTCCACCACGCCCCCGACGGTGGCCGCCGGCTGCGGCTGGCCGATGCTCATGTAGAGCCCGGCGAACAGCACGGCGGCCAGGATGAAGTTGGCCGCAGGGCCGGCCGCCACCACGATGGCACGGTCGCGCACCGGCTTTTCATGGAAGGTCCGGCCCGGCAGCCAGCGGGCACGCTGTTCCGGTGTCGCGTCGTCCGGGCCTTCCTGGCCGTGCAGCTTCACGAAGCCGCCCAAAGGCAGCCAGGACAGCCGCCATTCGGTGCCGCGCTTATCGGTCCATTTGCGGATGGCGCGCCCGAAGCCGATGGAAAAGACCTCGACATGCACGCCGCGCCAGCGGGCCGCCAGGTAGTGGCCCATTTCGTGCACGAAAACGAGCACGCCCAGCACCACGAGGAAGGACAGCACCGTGCGCAGGCCGTCGGACAGGAATTCCAAGGTCAACTCTCCGTCCCCGGTGGGGGCGTGTGGGGGTCAGGCCGCGCGGCGGGCGGCGCGGGCTGTGGCATCCTGCCGCGCCGCGGCATCCAGCGCCAGCACGGCCTTCAGGTCAGGCACGGCGGGCGAACCCAGGGCCGACAGCGTTTCCTCCACCACCTCGGCGATGCCGAGAAAGCCGAGCCGCCGCTGCAGGAACAGGCCCACCGCCGCCTCGTTGGCGGCATTCAGAATGGTGGTGGCGCCGGGACCCGCCCGCAAGGCTTCCCGCGCCAGCCGCAACGCGGGGAAACGCCGCGTATCCGGGGCGTAAAACTCCAGCCGGCCCAACGTCACCAGATCCAGGCGCGGCACCCCCACCGCCATGCGACGTGGCCAAGCCAGGGCGTGGGCGATGGGCGTGCGCATGTCGGGCGAGCCGAGCTGGGCCAGCACCGAGCCATCGGCATACTGCACCATGCCGTGCACCGTGGACTGCGGATGCACCAGCACCTCGATCCGCTCCTCCGGCATCGCGAAGATGCGGGCGGCCTCGATCAGCTCCAGGCCCTTGTTCATCATGGTGGCGCTGTCGATGCTGATCTTGCTGCCCATGGACCAGACCGGGTGCTTCAGCGCCTGCTCCACCGTCACGGCGGCCATCTGCTCCGGCGTGAACAGGCGGAACGGACCGCCCGAGGCGGTCAGCACGATTTTCTCCACCACCGAGGGATCACGGGCGTCCAGCGCTTGGAAGATCGCGTTGTGCTCGGAATCCACCGGCAGAATGGTGGCGCCGGATGCCGCGGCTTCCGCCAGCACCAGGTGCCCGGCGCAAACCAGGGCCTCCTTGTTGGCCAATGCCAAGGTACCGCCGCGGGACAGTGCGGCCAGCGTCGGTTCCAGCCCGGCGGCGCCGACAATGGCGGCCATGGTCCAGGCGGCCGGCAGCCGGGCGGCGGCCAGCACCGCCTCCGGCCCGCAGGCATGCGCGATGCCGCTGCCCGCCAAGGCAGCTTCCAAAGCCGGCGCGGCGGAAGGATCCGCCAGGACGGCCACCTGCGGCCGCAGCCGGCGCGCCTGCTCAGCCAGCCCGGCGACATCGCGGCCCGCCACCAGCGCAACCACCTCGAACTCACCGGGGGACGCCGCATCGAGCAGCGCCACCGTGCTGCGGCCCACCGAACCGGTGCAGCCGAGGATGGAAACGGTCTTCACCGCCACAGCACCACGCCATAGCCGACCGCCAGGGCCAGCAGCGCCGCCACGGGCGCCGCCGCGATCAAGCCGTCCAGCCGGTCCAGCAGCCCGCCATGGCCGGGGATCAGCGCCGAGCTGTCCTTGACGCCGAAATGCCGCTTGAAGGCGCTTTCCAGCAGGTCACCGATCTGGGTGGCCACGCCCAGCAGTGCCGCGATGCCGGCCGCCTTGATCATGTCATCCGGATAGGGCGTCGCCCAGGCGGCCACGCCGGCGCCGATCGCCATGCAGCACAGCAACCCGCCGACGGCGCCCGACCAGGTCTTGCCCGGCGAGATCGCCGGCGCCAGCTTCGGGCCACCCACCATGCGCCCGACGATGTAGGCGCCGATGTCGCTGGCCCAGACCACCGCGATCAGAAACAGGACGTTGTCGCGCCCCGCCTCGTTGTCGTGACGCAGCGCGATCAGGGAAATGCCGGCGATGCCCACATACAACACGCCGAAGCCCAGCCAGCCGGCCGACGCCGGGCGCCCGTCCCGCCGCCGCATCCAGCCCGCGCCGCCCCAGGTGGCGGCAGCGCCCATCAGCAACAGCGCGAGTGCCCACCAGTTGTAGCCCAGCACCGCGATGGCGCAGGCAACGAACACCGCGGCCGGCACCGCCGCCCCGGGCAGCACCCGGTTGCGCAGGCCGCACAGATGCACCCATTCCCACACCAGCCCGGCAATGGCGACGGCCATCAGCGCGGTCCAGGGCAAGGCCCCCAGCCAGATGCACAGCAGGGCCCCCGGCCCCAGCACGGCGGCGGAGATGGCGCGCTTCTTCAGGTCCCGCCAGCGCTTGGCGTCCGACGACGCGGCCTCTGCGCTCACCGGCTCAGCCCGCGCCGTAGCGGCGGTCGCGCCGGGCAAAGGCGGCCATGCCCGCGGCCAGCTCGGCGGCGCCGAAGTCGGGCCACAGCACGTCCGTGAACCAGAACTCGGCATAGGCGGCCTGCCACAGCAGGAAGTTGGACAGCCGCTGCTCGCCCGAGGTGCGGATGATGAGGTCGGGGTCCGGCATGCCGACGGTGGACAGGTTGCGCTCCAGCAGCGCCTCGTCCAGCTCGTCCGGATGCAAACGGCCGGCCGCCACCTCGCGGGCCAGCGCGCGGGCGGCCCCCGCAATCTCGGTGCGGCTGCCGTAGGACAGGGCGACCGTCAGGTTCAACCCCGTGTTGTTGGTGGTCAGCGCCTCGGCATCGCGAATCGCGGCGGTGGTTTCGCGCCCGAAGCGCTCCCGCTCACCGATCACGCGGAGCCGCACGTTGTTGCGGTGCAACGCAGCGATCTCGTGCCGCAAGTAGAAGCGCAGCAGGCCGGTCAGGTCCCGCACCTCGTCATCCGACCGCTGCCAGTTCTCGGACGAGAAGGCGAAGAGCGTGAGCCAGCCGATGCCGGCCTGCGCCGCGGCCTCTACCGTGCGGCGCACCGCATCGGCGCCCGCCTTGTGGCCCAGGGCGCTGGGCAGGCCCCGCCCCCGCGCCCAGCGGCGGTTGCCATCCATGATGATGCCGACATGCACCGGCACGCCCGGCGGCGTGCCACCCGTGATCACCGGTGCTGTCGCACCCTTGGCCGCGCTCATGATGAGTGTGTTACCCGCGTGCAGGAGTGGCGATCAGACCGTGCGGATATCCTTGTCCTTTTCGACCAGCATGTCGTCCACCTTCTTGATGGTGCCGTCCGTCATCTTTTGTACGTCGTCCGACCAGCGCTTGGCGTCGTCCTTGGAAATCTCGGACTTGGTTTCCCAGCCCTTGATCTGCTCCATGCCGTCGCGCCGCACGCCGCGGGCGGCGACCTTGGCGGATTCGGCATACTTGGAAGCCTGCTTGGCCAGTTCGTTGCGGCGCTCGGCGGTCAGCGGCGGCAGCGGCACGCGGATCGTCTGGCCCTCGGTCTGCGGGTTCAGGCCCAGCCCAGAGTCGCGGATCGCGACCTCGACGGCCTTGATCGCCGAACGGTCCCACACCTGCACGGACAACATGGACGGCCCGCCGACGGCGATATTGGCCACCTGCGTCAGCGGCTGGTTGGCGCCGTAGAGCTCGACCCGGATGGGCTCCAGCAGCGCCGGCGAGGCGCGGCCGGTGCGGAGGCCGGAGAATTCCTTCTTGAGCGACTCCAGCGCGCCATCCATGCGGCGCTGCAGGTCCAGCTTCAGCTTCGGGAAATCGGCGGGAGCGGCCATGGCGGGGCGTCCTTCTTCTCTAGGCTTAATGATCAACGACCGTGGTGAACTTGCCTTCGCCCTGCATGACGGCGGTGAAGGCACCCGGCTCGTGGATGTTGAAGACGATGATCGGCAGCTTGTTCTCGCGTGCCAGGCTGATGGCGGCGGCGTCCATCACCGCCAGGTCGCGCGCCAGCATGTCCAGGTAGGTCAGCGAGACGTAGCGCTCGGCATTCGGGTTCTTGCGCGGGTCGGCGGAATACACGCCGTCCACCTGCGTGCCCTTGAACAGCGCGTCGCATTTCATTTCGGCGGCGCGCAGCGCGGCGGCGGTGTCGGTGGTGAAGAACGGGTTGCCGGACCCGGCGGCGAAGATCACCACCCGCCCCTTCTCCATGTGCCGCTCGGCGCGGCGGCGGATGAAGGGCTCGCACACGCTGCTCATGGGAATGGCGGACTGCACGCGGGTAGCCACGCCCGCCCGCTCCAGCGCGCTTTGCATGGCCAGGGCGTTCATGACAGTGGCCAGCATGCCCATGCTGTCCGCCTGCGCGCGGTCCATGCCGGAGGATGCGCCGGCCACGCCACGGAAGATGTTGCCGCCGCCCACCACCAGGCAGACCTCGACCCCGAGTTCCACCACGCCCTTGATGTCGACCGCGATGTCCTTGACCGTCTGGTTGTCCAGGCCATAGTCGCGGCTGCCCATCAACGCCTCACCCGACAGCTTGAGCAGGACGCGCTTGTAGATGGGTGCAGGCATGCCGGCGGAACTCCATGGGCTTCAGGCGTCAAAGGATGACAGCGCATCGTGGCGAGGCGATGGCGCGCGGGCGCACGATAGGCAGGCGCCCCACGGCCGGCAAGGCACGGCCGGGTGACCCTGCCCTTACATGAAGACGGGGGCACCGGCCAAGCCGGCGCCCCCGCCAGATTTAGTTCGGCAGGCCGGTGTCAGACCGTACCGGCGGCCGCCGCGACCTCGGCGGCGAAGTCGCCGACCTGCTTGTCGATGCCTTCGCCCAGCTGGAAGCGGGCGAAGCCCGTCAGCTTGGCACCAGCCTTCTGCACCACGGCCTTCACGCGGCTTTCGCCGTCATGCACCCAGACCTGCTCCAGCAGCACCACTTCCTCGTAGTACTTGCGGACGCGGCCCTCGACCATCTTCTCGATGATGGCATCGGCCTTGCCGGAAGCGCGGGCCTGCTCCATCAGCACCGCCTTCTCGCGCTCCAGCGCGGAAGGGTCGACGGCGTTGACGTCCAGGCTGTCCGGGCGGGCAGCCGCGACGTGCATGCCGATCTGACGGCCCAGCGTTTCCAGCGCCTCGGCCTCCGAAGGGGCCTCCAGCGCCGCCAGCACGCCGATCTTGCCGAGACCCGGCTTGACGGCGGAGTGGGTGTAGGTGGCGACCACGCCCGACGGCACCGTCAGGCGCTTGGCGCGGCGGATCGTCATGTTCTCGCCGATGGTGGCGATCAGGCGCGTCAGCTCCTCCTGCACCGAATGGCCGGTGCCGGGGAAGGTGACGGTCTTCAGCTGCTCGATGTCGTCGCCATAGGTCAGCACCAGGCTGGCGGCTTCCGACACGAAGTTCTGGAACAGCTCGTTGCGCGCCACGAAGTCGGTCTCGGCATTGACCTCGATCATACCGGCGACCTGCGGGCCGCTGGCCACGCCGACCAGACCCTCGGCCGCCACGCGGCCGGACTTCTTGGCGGCGGCGGCGAGGCCCTTCTTGCGCAGCCAGTCGACGGCGGCCTCGATGTCGCCACCGTTCTCCACCAGCGCCTTCTTGCAGTCCATCATGCCCGCGCCGGTCTTGTCGCGCAGGTCCCGCACCATCAGGGCAGTGACTTCAGCCATATCGTTCGCTCCCGACTGTTCGGTTCAGGCCTGGGCGGCCGGGGTCTCTTCGGCGGCAGCCGGCTCCGCCACGGAAGCGGAAGCCTCGATCGCCTCGTCGGCGGGCGCGGCGTCGTCGGCCAGCACGTCCTCGGACGGCAGCTCCTCGGAAGCACCCAG includes the following:
- a CDS encoding OmpH family outer membrane protein translates to MARRAPVALAAILLSTTMLGGAAMAQQQDWFVPGQGQGGAAPAQQPRPAQQQQRPPQQQQRPPQRAVQPNPAPLPPGEQPPAAVIGIVDVPEVQRNSSAFNAVREEIEKRRAKLNEDLQREQARWRDEQQALAAQRAGLSPEDLRTKERDLQDRVQDAQRIFRDRSRAIEQAAQGSLMEIEQALATVIRQVSASRKVNLVLPRPLVIYNDPPFDLTAEVAQQLNRVLKSVTVPPEEATPAAASAPAGQGQRPPAQGQAPRRN
- the bamA gene encoding outer membrane protein assembly factor BamA; the encoded protein is MHATRALLLAATCLVPVVLPLAAEAQTQRTAPARRAAPATAAAARPAGEVIRAIEVRGNQRIEADTIRSYMLLQPGDRFDSDRQDRSLRTLFATGLFRDVQIGRDGDRVVVTVRENPIVNQVVFEGNRKIGDDNLRTETTLKPRSVYTDAAAQNDRARLLELYARRGRFNTRIEPKIIQREQDRVDVVFEITEGDTALISRINFVGNDQFSDSRLKEIVSTREQAWYRPFSSSDTYEPERLNFDRELLRRYYQRNGFADAEITGASAELAPDRSGFFLTYTINEGIRYRLGKVEVTSTLRNVSGAQLQDALEVNSGDWYDGDAIERSVQAVQDSANVLGAPFVEVTPRITRNPDSKTIDLVFEAAEGQRAYVERIDITGNTRTQDRVIRREMRLAEGDAFNNAAVLRSRQRIRDLGYFEQNVQITSQPGSQQDRVILTTTVNERATGELSLGGGYSTDAGALADIGLRERNLLGTGIDSRINTTIAQRRSSVDLSVTDPSFLDRNLSVGADLFYVTRDLRDYSGYQERRYGGAVRAGYEFNERLRQSWAYTLSRRNVFSIDENSLKRQVIREQVGVTVLSQIGQTLTYDTRDSRLDPRSGYVLRLGTDLAGLGGDVAFVRARLEGTYYIPFERWLGDPDYVLALSAGGGIMRSFDDKPERIIDRFFLGGENLRGFAVAGAGPRVTNADGSDSLGGRVLWTQSTEMRFPLPLPADIGITGRAFVDVGSLSDVNAGTGVVDDSSPRVGAGVGISWRSPFGLINIDVAQAVVKKSYDETQVFRFGFGTRF
- the fabZ gene encoding 3-hydroxyacyl-ACP dehydratase FabZ, with the translated sequence MDQQEQASGDTGGTRIEAFDIARIMQAIPHRYPMLLVDRMVEVVLGESAVGIKNVTANENFFQGHFPSHPVMPGVLIVEAMAQTSGVLVVETLGESARGRLVYFMSIENAKFRRPVVPGDQLRITVTKERQRGNVWKFACVARVDGATVAEATVTAMIVGA
- a CDS encoding LpxI family protein, producing the protein MSQPLGGPLGLIAGGGLLPQRAAASAVAAGRAVHVVVLEGFGQPADFTAYPHIVCRMGAAGRMLDWLRAAGVRDLILAGAVKRPSFLSLRPDAGAARLVPRVGIKAFGGDDSLLSAVVQVLREEGFNPLEARQVMAELMVDQPGLLTTAGPDEQAVQDIRRGLAVVRAIGAQDIGQGAVVQQGLVLAVEAIEGTDAMLARAGTLRRDGPGGVLVKVMKPGQDRRADLPTIGPDTVLAAAAAGLRGLAIQADGTIVIDREATLAAAEANGLFILALNPFDPAWAPPAG
- the lpxD gene encoding UDP-3-O-(3-hydroxymyristoyl)glucosamine N-acyltransferase — translated: MPVDPRFHPVTGPHSLAVLAEAAGARAVGDAGRLLHGVAPLRSAGAGEVSFVDGRRNLEALRASKAGAVVLAETSLAALPEGAVALVSATPQLAFARVAALFHPAPAVAAGIHPSAVLAPDAELGEGCEVGPYAVIGAGAVLGARCVVGAHAVIGPGCRFGDDCRILASASVSHCVAGHRVTLHPGARVGQEGFGFAPTPQGRFVTLPQLGRVLLGDEVEVGANACIDRGTLDDTVIGDGTRIDNLVQIGHNVVTGRGCVLVSQVGISGSTVLGDYVTAAGQAGLAGHLKVGSRARIGAQAGVLTDIPEGMDVTGTPAIPLRDSLRASIHLRNIGARGGKSALAPSGPQRPDKTD
- the lpxA gene encoding acyl-ACP--UDP-N-acetylglucosamine O-acyltransferase, which codes for MLSAGIDPSAEIHPTAVVAEGARIGANCRIGPWCVVGPDAVLEAGCVLTSHAVIDGHAHLHEGVQVFAFASIGLPPQDLKYKGEPTRVVVGARTVVREHATIHRGSVGGHGVTTIGPDCLIMCVAHVGHDCTLDHHVILANNVMLGGHVQIADTTFVGGGAALHQFVRIGRQAVIGGMSGVEADVIPFGAVMGNRARLTGLNLIGLKRRGFPRPQINVLRGLYRTLFRSPGVFDERVAAVQAQHGTDPVVAEILDFVRADSKRGLCKAGREMVEDDDAAEG